One window of the Roseofilum reptotaenium CS-1145 genome contains the following:
- the acsF gene encoding magnesium-protoporphyrin IX monomethyl ester (oxidative) cyclase, with amino-acid sequence MVKTLSQPTIEELKPGVKAPVKETLLTPRFYTTDFEAIASMDISSQEAELRAMVAEMKADYNRHHFVRDESFDQSWEHLDEKTRATFVDFLERSCTSEFSGFLLFKELSRKLKDTKPLLSEIFNLMARDEARHAGFLNKAMSDFKISLDLGYLTKNRTYTFFKPEWIIYAVYLSEKIGYWRYITVYRHLEKHPEYQFYPLFRFFESWCQDENRHGDIFTALLRSQRHMWDSWTGRLWARFFLLTVFVTHSLTVDERTDFYEMIGLDAREYDQTVVCNTNATAGRAFPVMLNVDHPEFFPRVYRCSERNMELAAIDKSNAPKIVKFFRKLPLMAGIGWDMLRLYLIKPIDAEAIRDTVC; translated from the coding sequence ATGGTTAAGACGCTCTCACAACCGACGATAGAAGAACTCAAGCCAGGGGTAAAAGCTCCAGTCAAGGAAACCCTGCTGACCCCTCGGTTTTATACGACTGATTTTGAGGCCATCGCCTCGATGGATATTTCTAGCCAAGAAGCTGAACTTCGGGCTATGGTGGCTGAAATGAAAGCGGACTATAACCGCCATCACTTTGTCCGGGATGAGAGCTTTGACCAGTCTTGGGAACATCTTGATGAAAAAACCCGCGCTACATTTGTAGACTTCTTAGAGCGCTCCTGCACTTCTGAATTCTCCGGCTTTTTGCTCTTTAAGGAACTCTCCCGTAAGCTCAAAGACACTAAGCCCCTATTATCAGAAATCTTTAATTTAATGGCGCGGGATGAAGCCCGTCATGCTGGATTTCTGAATAAGGCCATGAGTGATTTTAAGATCTCTCTGGATTTGGGTTATCTGACGAAAAACCGCACTTATACATTTTTTAAGCCAGAATGGATTATCTATGCGGTCTATCTGTCGGAAAAAATTGGCTATTGGCGCTACATCACCGTTTACCGTCATTTAGAGAAACACCCAGAATATCAGTTTTATCCGCTCTTCCGGTTCTTTGAAAGCTGGTGTCAGGATGAAAACCGCCATGGGGATATTTTCACAGCCCTATTGCGATCACAGCGCCATATGTGGGATAGCTGGACAGGACGACTCTGGGCCCGCTTTTTCCTGCTCACCGTCTTTGTTACTCATTCCCTCACTGTAGATGAGCGCACTGACTTTTATGAAATGATTGGTTTAGATGCTAGAGAGTATGACCAAACTGTAGTTTGCAATACCAATGCTACAGCGGGTCGGGCTTTCCCAGTCATGTTAAATGTGGATCATCCAGAATTTTTCCCACGGGTTTATCGCTGTTCAGAGCGCAACATGGAGCTGGCAGCAATTGATAAGAGCAATGCCCCTAAAATTGTCAAATTCTTCCGCAAACTACCCTTAATGGCTGGAATTGGCTGGGATATGCTGCGTCTATATCTGATTAAACCCATTGATGCAGAAGCTATCCGGGATACCGTGTGTTAA
- the hemF gene encoding oxygen-dependent coproporphyrinogen oxidase, whose translation MSHSETSNLPPTDSRERFKTWVMGLQENICQGLEKIDGQAKFKQDQWERAEGGGGRSRVIRDGRVFEQGGVNFSEVWGKGLPSSILTQRPEAAGHPFFATGTSMVLHPRNPYVPTVHLNYRYFEAGPVWWFGGGVDLTPYYPFTEDAIHFHQTIKDACDKHDPEYYPAFKRWCDEYFYLKHRQEARGIGGIFFDYQDGRGQLYRGPKPEGEAAQYSQKVGDTSHTWEEIFAFVQSCGNSFLDAYLPIIERRQEIEAGEHERNFQLYRRGRYVEFNLVYDRGTIFGLQTNGRTESILMSLPPLVRWEYCYSPEAGSREEELYTTFLKAQDWVNWEKEPELVGAK comes from the coding sequence ATGAGTCATTCTGAAACCTCCAACCTCCCTCCTACAGATTCTCGCGAACGGTTTAAAACCTGGGTGATGGGTTTACAAGAGAACATCTGTCAAGGACTAGAAAAGATTGATGGTCAAGCTAAATTTAAACAAGACCAGTGGGAAAGGGCCGAAGGAGGTGGCGGTCGTTCCAGAGTGATCCGAGACGGTCGAGTTTTTGAACAAGGTGGAGTGAACTTTTCCGAAGTTTGGGGAAAAGGACTACCCTCTTCTATCCTTACCCAACGTCCTGAAGCAGCAGGTCATCCCTTCTTTGCGACAGGAACATCAATGGTGTTGCACCCCCGTAACCCTTATGTTCCCACCGTTCACCTGAATTATCGCTACTTTGAAGCCGGCCCGGTTTGGTGGTTTGGCGGTGGTGTTGATTTAACTCCCTACTATCCGTTTACCGAAGATGCGATTCACTTCCATCAAACCATTAAGGATGCTTGCGATAAACACGATCCAGAATATTATCCTGCCTTCAAACGCTGGTGTGATGAATATTTCTACCTCAAGCATCGCCAAGAAGCTAGAGGTATTGGTGGAATTTTCTTTGATTACCAAGATGGTCGGGGACAACTCTATCGAGGCCCCAAACCTGAAGGAGAAGCCGCACAATATAGTCAAAAAGTTGGCGACACTTCTCATACTTGGGAAGAGATCTTTGCCTTTGTTCAAAGTTGTGGCAACTCCTTCCTTGATGCCTATCTTCCCATTATTGAGCGCAGACAAGAGATAGAAGCCGGAGAACACGAGCGCAATTTCCAACTTTATCGCCGTGGACGCTATGTAGAATTTAACCTTGTCTATGACCGAGGAACTATTTTTGGCTTACAAACGAATGGCCGTACTGAATCTATTCTGATGTCCTTACCTCCCCTGGTACGTTGGGAATATTGCTATAGTCCAGAAGCAGGCAGCCGAGAAGAAGAGCTTTATACCACGTTCCTAAAAGCCCAAGATTGGGTTAATTGGGAAAAAGAACCGGAATTAGTAGGTGCAAAATAG
- a CDS encoding Uma2 family endonuclease: MIQALTPSLSLEEFLERPETKPALEYLNGTIQEKPMPQGEHSRLQYRLCLAINTVAETAKVACAFPELRCTFGGRSMVPDIAVFRWERIPRTDSGKIANRFDLHPDWAIEILSPNQNHSQALDKLLHCSQAGTNLGWLINPAEESTWVIREHQRIDLFTTDAQLPILEGIDLQLSVSEILGWLIL, from the coding sequence ATGATTCAAGCCCTAACTCCATCCCTAAGCTTAGAGGAATTTCTGGAGCGTCCAGAAACCAAACCGGCTCTAGAATATCTCAACGGAACCATTCAGGAAAAACCGATGCCCCAAGGTGAACATAGTCGCTTACAATACAGGCTCTGTTTAGCGATTAATACAGTGGCAGAAACGGCTAAGGTTGCTTGTGCGTTTCCCGAACTGCGCTGTACCTTTGGGGGACGTTCTATGGTTCCCGATATTGCTGTCTTTCGCTGGGAAAGAATTCCCCGAACTGATAGCGGAAAAATTGCCAATCGTTTTGACCTTCATCCCGATTGGGCTATTGAAATTTTATCGCCTAACCAAAATCACTCTCAGGCCTTAGATAAATTATTGCATTGTTCGCAAGCAGGCACCAATCTGGGATGGCTAATTAATCCCGCAGAAGAAAGTACTTGGGTCATTCGAGAACATCAACGCATTGATTTATTTACGACTGACGCACAACTGCCTATTTTAGAAGGGATTGATCTACAGTTGAGTGTCTCAGAAATTCTCGGTTGGCTAATCCTCTAA
- the psbO gene encoding photosystem II manganese-stabilizing polypeptide: MKYRAFISVILALCLSLITACSEGPAVGSDYTYDDIKNTGLANNCPQLEETARGSIPLDSSKTYVLTDLCLQPNDYFVKEEATSKRKEAEFVPGKVLTRKTSSLTQVYGDLTFNSDKALTFAEKGGIDFQIVTVLLPGGEEVPFFFTIKNLLAQSQPSTDSINTSTDFEGKFRVPSYRGATFLDPKARGVATGYDNAVALPSSADADDLTLANVKRVQVGEGEISLQVTKVDPSTGEFGGIFVSVQPSDTDLGAKEPVDVKIKGIFYGRVEEDLS; encoded by the coding sequence ATGAAATACCGCGCTTTTATTTCTGTCATCTTAGCCTTGTGTTTGAGTCTGATTACCGCCTGTAGTGAAGGCCCAGCCGTAGGCAGCGACTACACCTACGATGATATTAAAAACACAGGTTTAGCGAATAACTGTCCCCAATTGGAAGAAACCGCTAGAGGTTCCATTCCCCTAGATTCCAGCAAGACTTACGTCTTAACTGATTTATGCTTGCAACCTAATGACTATTTTGTTAAAGAAGAAGCCACTAGCAAGCGTAAAGAAGCTGAGTTTGTACCCGGTAAAGTACTTACCCGTAAAACGTCCAGCCTTACTCAAGTTTATGGAGACCTGACCTTTAATTCAGATAAAGCTCTGACTTTTGCTGAAAAAGGTGGAATTGATTTCCAAATTGTTACCGTACTCCTACCTGGAGGTGAAGAAGTTCCCTTCTTCTTTACTATCAAAAATCTCTTGGCTCAAAGTCAACCGAGTACAGATAGCATCAATACCTCAACTGATTTTGAAGGTAAATTCCGGGTTCCTTCCTATCGGGGAGCCACCTTCCTCGATCCAAAAGCCAGAGGGGTAGCAACCGGTTATGATAATGCCGTTGCCTTACCTTCTAGCGCAGATGCTGACGATTTGACCCTGGCTAATGTGAAACGGGTTCAAGTAGGTGAAGGAGAGATTTCTTTACAAGTCACGAAAGTTGACCCCAGCACTGGAGAATTTGGTGGAATTTTTGTCAGTGTCCAACCTTCGGATACTGATTTAGGGGCCAAAGAGCCTGTAGATGTGAAAATCAAAGGTATCTTCTACGGTCGTGTGGAAGAAGATTTAAGCTAA